The following coding sequences lie in one Armatimonadota bacterium genomic window:
- a CDS encoding menaquinone biosynthesis decarboxylase, translating into MAYRDFQHFLEVLESKGELKRISEAVSPYLEITEITDRVVKKGGPALLFENVQGPSHRVSTPDPLSAVQRHPSIHPASRPSDVRKYDFPVAINTMATRKRMSMALSCDDFEEHAERIAALLKPELPSGPVATLKKLPWLLGEMKNVPPKTVSSGRCQEIVWQGDEIDLYKLPVLTCWPEDGGPFVTLPLVFTHDPNTGKRNVGMYRVQIHDKTTCGMHWQMHKTGMRQMEDAGQKGLQKFEVAVVLGGDPAYTFSAISPLPPGIDEMLFAGFLRRENVELVKAKTVDIMVPADAEMVIEGYIDPAERRLEGPFGDHTGYYSLAEDFPVLHVTAVTMRPKAVYPATIVGQPPMEDGWMGKAVERIFLPMINLTVPEIVDMNLPVEATFHNMAFVSIKKKYPGHAYKVMNAIWGLGGLAFTKFVFVFDEDCNVQDLGEVLFRIGANCDPSRDTLLSKGPVDQLDHASVAEGFGGKMGFDCTHKWPGENGFSRPYPKLITMADDVVKKVDGMWSRLGL; encoded by the coding sequence AGATCACCGATCGGGTGGTCAAGAAGGGTGGTCCGGCCCTGCTTTTCGAGAACGTTCAGGGGCCTTCGCACCGGGTTTCGACACCTGATCCTCTCAGCGCGGTTCAGCGGCATCCGTCCATTCACCCTGCCTCTCGGCCCAGCGATGTTCGCAAATACGATTTTCCCGTCGCGATCAACACGATGGCCACGCGCAAGCGGATGAGCATGGCGCTGTCGTGCGACGACTTTGAGGAGCACGCCGAGCGGATCGCGGCTTTGCTCAAGCCCGAGCTTCCGTCCGGTCCCGTTGCCACGCTGAAGAAACTGCCGTGGCTCCTCGGCGAGATGAAAAACGTTCCGCCGAAGACGGTTTCGTCGGGCCGATGCCAGGAGATCGTTTGGCAAGGCGACGAGATCGACCTCTACAAGCTCCCGGTTTTGACCTGCTGGCCGGAGGACGGCGGGCCGTTTGTGACCCTGCCGCTGGTGTTCACTCACGACCCCAATACCGGCAAGCGAAATGTCGGCATGTACCGCGTGCAAATCCACGATAAGACGACCTGCGGGATGCACTGGCAGATGCACAAAACGGGCATGCGGCAGATGGAGGACGCAGGCCAGAAGGGGCTTCAGAAATTCGAAGTTGCGGTTGTGCTGGGAGGCGATCCGGCGTATACGTTTTCGGCGATCTCCCCCTTGCCGCCGGGCATCGACGAGATGCTGTTCGCTGGGTTCCTTCGCCGTGAGAACGTCGAGCTGGTGAAGGCCAAGACCGTCGACATCATGGTTCCTGCCGATGCGGAAATGGTGATCGAGGGTTACATCGATCCGGCTGAGCGTCGGTTAGAAGGTCCATTTGGCGACCATACCGGCTACTACTCGCTCGCGGAAGATTTTCCGGTCTTGCACGTGACGGCAGTCACGATGCGGCCGAAGGCCGTGTACCCGGCGACAATCGTCGGCCAGCCGCCGATGGAAGACGGATGGATGGGGAAAGCCGTCGAGCGGATTTTCCTACCGATGATCAACCTCACGGTGCCGGAGATCGTGGATATGAACCTGCCGGTCGAGGCGACCTTCCACAACATGGCGTTCGTGTCGATCAAGAAGAAGTACCCCGGCCATGCCTATAAGGTGATGAATGCGATTTGGGGGCTGGGTGGGCTGGCATTCACCAAGTTCGTGTTCGTGTTTGACGAGGACTGCAACGTGCAAGACCTCGGCGAGGTGTTGTTCCGAATCGGGGCGAACTGCGATCCTTCGCGGGATACGCTGCTTTCCAAGGGTCCGGTCGATCAACTCGACCATGCGTCGGTTGCTGAGGGGTTTGGCGGGAAGATGGGCTTCGATTGCACGCACAAATGGCCGGGCGAGAATGGGTTCTCGCGGCCGTATCCGAAGCTGATCACGATGGCGGACGATGTGGTGAAGAAGGTCGATGGGATGTGGAGTCGGTTGGGATTGTAG